TATCGTGATTGACTGCCCACCATCATTGGGTCTTCTCACCATTAATTCATTAACCGCATCCGATGCTGTCCTTATTCCGGTTCAATGCGAATATTATGCATTAGAAGGTCTTAGTCAATTATTAAACACGGTCCGTCTCGTACAGAAGCATTTAAATCATGACTTGGAAATTGAAGGTGTGTTATTAACGATGCTCGATGCTCGGACAAATTTAGGCATCCAAGTTATTGAAGAAGTGAAAAAATACTTTCGGGAAAAAGTGTTTCAAACCATCATTCCAAGAAATGTCCGCTTAGGTGAAGCGCCGAGCCATGGCGAACCTATTATTACGTATGACCCTAAATCGCGTGGGGCAGAAGTGTATTTAGATTTAGCGAAGGAAGTGATGGCTCATGGCTAGAGGGCTTGGGAAGGGAATAGGGGCTTTTTTCCCTGATGCGACAGAAGAGCAAGAAGGGAAAATAGAAGAAATTAAAGTAAGTGATTTACGTCCTAATCCTTATCAACCGCGGAAAACATTCGAAAAAGAAGCCATACAGGAGTTAATGTCTTCTGTTAAACAGCATGGTATTTTACAGCCACTTATTGTTCGTAAAAGTATTAAAGGCTACGAAATTGTGGTAGGAGAACGACGTTATCGTGCTGCAAAGGAAGCAAAGCTTAAAGTTGTACCTGCTGTGGTTAAAGAGTTATCTGAAGACGAGATGATGGAAATTGCCCTTATTGAAAACCTCCAACGTGAGGACTTAAATCCTCTTGAAGAAGCAAAAGCTTATCAAAAATTGATGGAGCATTTGCAAGTGACACAAGAGGATTTAGCTAAACGATTGGGGAAAAGCCGCCCGCACATTGCAAATTATGTGCGATTACTACAGTTACCACAGCTAGCTCAACAGTACCTCTCAGAAGGGAAGTTATCAATGGGGCATGCAAGAGCCCTGCTAGGTCTAAAAAATAAAAAACAATTAACACCTTTGATTCAAAAAGTGTTAAAAGAACGGATGAGTGTTCGCCAGTTAGAAGAGTGGATTCAACGATCAAATGAAAATGTTTCACGTGAAACATCAAAGAAGAAGCTCTCCCCCTTCTTAAAAGAGAAAGAATCAACTTTAAAAGCTTTTTTTGGTACGAACGTTCAAATTAAAAAGGGAAGAAAAAAAGGAAAGATCGAGATAGATTTCTTTTCTGATGAGGATTTACAGCGCATATTAGAACTCCTCCATCAGTCGGAAGACGAATAAGGTTTTATACCTGCTGACCCATCTCTTAGTCATCAAGTGACACGCATGTGTCGAAAGACGGCTGGGGATAAGGGTCTTTTTATGTCAATGACTCACATAAACAGATGGGAGTGACGACCTAGTTTGACATTGATTCAGAGGTATAAGGGACATTGGAGTGTGAAGAGCTTTAAACATAAAGCAATTATGGGAGGGATATGGCAGGATGATCTATTTCGATCAGGCAGCGTCCAGCTTTCCGAAGCCTGCAGGGGTGGCAGAAGCTATGGTTGAAGCTGTGCAACTGTTTGCTGCAAACCCAGGGCGAAGCGGCCATCAATTAGCAAGACAGGCCAATGAAGTAGTAGAAAAGACACGGGAAAAACTAGCTTTATTGTTTCATCATGAAAGTGAAAGACACATCGTGTTTTCGCTAAATGCCACGACAGCATTGAATCAAGCTATAGAAGGTCTTATGTGGGAACCTCATGACCATATTATCGCTACACAGCTAGAACATAATGCGGTGCGACGGCCATTAGAACGGTTAAAAAAAGAAAAAAATATTCACGTGACTTATGTTCAGAAGGATAGTGGACAAGAGTGGGCAGAGCTGATTGAGGCTACTATGACCGAGCATACGAAGTTGGTGATTGTCGCCCATGGCTCGAATGTAACAGGTGAGATTCTCCCATTGAAAGAGATAAGTGAGGTTGTCAGTGAGCATAACGCGCTATTATGTGTTGATGCCTCTCAAACAGCAGGCATAGTCGATATTAATATGGCGACTATGGGGATTGACATGCTTGCTTTTCCTGGACATAAAGGATTAATGGGACCCCAAGGAACGGGCGTTCTAATGGTGAAAAAAAATGTAACGCTGAGACCGCTTATCGTAGGAGGGACTGGTGATGCGTCTGAATCACCTGAACAACCTGAGACTTGGCCAGAAAGATTAGAAAGTGGCACGATAAACACCCCTGGTATCGCTGGGTTATTAAAAGGAATTGAAACAATACATGACATGGGGATAAAGACTATTTATGAACATGAAAAAAAGCTGGCAATCCGTTGTATAGATGGATTAAAAGCTATCGGTGGTATAGAGATTGTGGGGCCGGATACACATCATGAAAGACTTGGTGTCGTATCATTCTTAGTAAAAGGGGTTGACCCCCATGAAATGGCCATCATATTAGATAATCATTATCACATTGCTGTACGAGCCGGACTCCATTGTTCGCCGCTTGCACATCAGGTTTGTGGCTCTAGTGAAACAGGCCTCGTGCGTGCTAGCTTTGGGTTATATAATACATTAGATGAAGTAGATACCTTTTTATCAGCTGTGGCTGAGATAAAAGAGGGGTTGCTAGAATAGGAGAAGCAGTATGGTTTTATTCGGAACACTTGTAAATGGAATTGCCATCATCGTTGGGGCTTGGTTCGGTATAAAGATAAAAGGGTTTTCCCCTGCTATGAGAGATACCGTGATGAAAGCGATTGGACTGGCGGTCTTAGTATTAGGTTTAACGATGGCATTAGAAGGTCAGCAATTTCTCATTACTATTTTTAGTTTGGCACTTGGGGGAGTTATTGGTGAAAGAGTGAATATTGAAGGGAAACTAAATGAAGTAGGGAACTGGATAGAAAGAAGAATGAAACGAACAGGTGGTGGTAAAGTGGCAGAAGGGTTTGTGGCTGCTACTTTACTATATGTCGTTGGGGCAATGGCCATTATTGGCGCTCTAGACAGTGGGATGCGACAAGATCATTCTGTTCTACTTATAAAATCAGTTCTCGATGGTTTCTCATCGATTGTTTTTGCGGCTACGATGGGCATTGGTGTGATGTTTTCAGCAATTCCTGTTATTATTTATCAAGGTGGGATAGCGTTAGCAGCAACTGTTATGACAAAGAACATTCCTCAGCCTATTTTTGACGTTGTTATAATGGAGTTAACAGCGGTTGGAGGGGTCATGATTATTGGCATAGGTTTAAATATATTAGGTCTTCCAAAAATAAGGGTGGCCAATCTATTACCAGCTTTAGTGATTGCCGTTACCCTAGCCATTGTTTATTATATTTGGTTTTAAAAGGGGTTATATACGTCTAAAGTGAATTACCAGTGAATTTTATAGAATGATATGGAATTGCCTGTTATCTCATAAGTTATGATGAGAAACAGGCAATTTTCGTTTGGCTTGTGAGTGTCTAAGTTAAAAGGCTTGTTAGGGATAACCGTTTTAAAGAGAGAACGAAGGAGGTCTAAAAAGCACTGTTTTTAGACCTCCTTCGTTGCCTGTTAATGCTCTCTATAATGAAGAAGCAAATAAATAAATAATGTGACCTTTACTGCGTTTCATAACCGTGAGGATCAAGACTCCTTAAAAGTGCCGTTCTTCCTTGTTTAGAGGATGACATAAATAGCTAGTCTAGTAGAGAAGAGGGAGAGCTTTGTCAAAGAGGATGGCATATTTTTTCAAGAAATCATTATAATGCACCACGAGAAGGGTGAAGAACTTGAAGTCTATTTGCTTGCCAACATGCTGCACGCCATAATGCTGTTGATAGCGTATCTGCTAATGCCATGACAAGGGATAGTCTTGTATTTTGCAATACGAGCAGTTCCATGTAACCACCTACATTGACGATACCAGTTAAATGAATATCACCAACGGGAGGAAGGTTCTTTTTTGCAGCAGCTCCGGGCATAACTGGGCCTTCTTTTACTGTGAGCATACCGACACTCTCGGTTCTGCCAAGACAAGCATCAAGGGCGATTATGAAAGGCCGATCATATGTGTCATGGATATGAGCCAATGTATCTTCAAGATTTTTCGCATGAACTGGGGTATCCAATGAGCCGTAAACGTTATAAAGTGGTGAACGTCTTGTAAGCAGCTTTGTGCCTGTAAGTGGCCCTAATGAATCACCAGTAGAGCGATCACTACCAATATTCACGATGACGACAGGAGTCTCAGGGGATTGAGGCAATAGATTAAAAATACACTTAGCCAATTCCTGAGTTGCAAGGGGGTCATCGACATGGACTCGGAAGGAAGAATATTTTTTTTCTTTCATAAATTGACCATAAACCATCATACAACCCTCATTTCAAAAATAGTAGTAACAGTATACGGATACACATTCAGAACTATACGTCGTAAATCGGAAAAAGAGGGATAAAAGTGTGGAAATCGGGATTTAAATGGATGTTTCTTATAATAGGGACGATGATTGGAGCAGGCTATGCATCTGGAAGAGAACTATGGGAGTTCTTTGGTTATGAAAGTGATTTAGCTATTCTTTTGTTCGCACTATTATTTTTCGTTTGCTGTCATGTCATTATGACCATAAGCCATGAAGAACAATCTGAACATTATTTACCTGTTCTCGAAAAACTTATGGGCAAAAAATTGACAAGCCTTTATGATGGTATGATCATTCTCTATCTTTTTTCCACCACCGTTATCATGCTGGCCGGGGGAGGCGCCACCTTAGAAGTACTCCATATCCCTTATTGGCATGGAGTAGGCATTATTTCGGTGTTACTGGTCATTTTATTCATTTGGGGGCTTAACGGGATGACAGCTATGAATAGTTTAGTTATTCCTATCCTTATTTTGTTCCTCGTAAGCACTCTTGTTGTCTTTCAAAGGACGAGCGGGGGGAGTATGGGGATGGTATGGTCAAGTCAGAGTAATTGGCCGTCGGCTTTTACATTCACAGCTTTAAATATGTTGCCCCTTGTGGCTGTAATAAGTGCAATAGGTAAAAAAATAAAGCACCGAGGTGAACGTTGGATAGCAAGTTTAGGCAGTGCTATTGTATTGGGGACTATATCGCTTTTATATAATCAATCTCTCATTGCGGTAGCACAGGAAGTGATGTTATATGAAATCCCGTTATTCGCTATCCTTAAAAATTACCCTTATTTTATGGTGCTTGTCATGTCTGGCTTATTGTGGGCGGCCATTTATACGACAGCTGCTTCAGGCTTACTTGGTTTGTGTACAAGGTGTCAACCGTTTTTAAAGTTGCCTTTTTGGCTCGTGGCTTTTTTATTTCTCATGTTGATGATACCATTGACTACTCTTGGATTTTCACGGCTTATAAGCATATTATATCCCTTATACGGCGTCATGAATCTCTATATATTAGCTGCCATTATGCTTTATCCTATTTTACACAGATTTGATAATGGGGCAGCTTAATCATCCTTAGACTAGAGAGTGTGTAGAAACATCGTGTATAATTAGAGGTATCATATAACAGGGGGAAATAGAAATGAGTGATAGACCATTTGAATTACATGATGTCGTTGAAATGAAAAAGGCACACCCGTGTGGAGAAAACCGTTGGAAAATTATACGGATGGGGATGGACATTCGAATTAAATGCCTCGGATGCGATCATAGTGTTATGATTCCGAGAAAGGAATTTGGGAAGAAACTGAAACGAATACTAGAGAGGCCATCCGAAAACCTTTCTTAAAAAGACGTCAACGAAAAGTGGCGTCTTTTAGTTTTGCTTTAGAAGGTAGCTCACGACATGATATGAGTTATATACCAACGTATACAAAAGCTAGCGTGCCATGAGATAAAAGGGACTGCATGTGTTGTGTAAGCTTCTATCTGAAAAAGGAGACGACATTGAGGCATTTTATAAAAATGTGAGTGGTGATGCTAACATTATTCAGTGTTTAATAGATGAAGTAGCTAAAAACAGCTCCAAAAGGGAGTTCTCTTTTTGGGAGACATGCACCGATCAAAACTGTATTCCAATACGTCCCTTCCTAGCAACAGGGCCTTATCCCATTTTAGAAGGAATCAAGCTTTGTTTAGCATGATTTAGCCAATGAAGAGGGATCATCTATGATTAACTCAAAAAATAGATAGTGGAGATAATAGGTGGAGTGTGGACAAGGTTGCCATTTGGCTGCGAACTCTCTATAATTAACAAGGATGTCATCGTAAAAATAATAGAAGTTGCACGACATAATGGTGAAAATATTGCTTACTAAAAAGCTAAAATAAAAAGGAAAACTTAAGAGGATTACTCATTAAATGAGAGGTTAAGTTTTTCGAAAATAAAGGGAGTATGATGTATGGCTTTAACAACGGGAATCGTAGGTCTTCCAAACGTAGGGAAGTCCACTTTATTTAACGCTATTACGCAGGCGGGAGCAGAGTCCGCAAATTATCCATTTTGTACAATTGACCCGAATGTAGGGATCGTTGAAGTGCCAGATGTGCGGCTTAACAAGTTAACAGAGATGGTAGAACCTGATAAAACTGTCCCGACAGCATTTGAATTTACTGATATCGCAGGCATTGTTGAAGGGGCGAGTAAAGGAGAAGGTCTCGGAAATAAATTTTTGTCTCATATAAGACAGGTTGATGCAATTTCCCATGTGGTGCGCTGTTTTAATGATGATAATATTACCCATGTGTCAGGTAGTGTGGACCCTATACGTGATGTGCAAGTGATAAATCTTGAACTTATTTTAGCAGATTTAGAAACTGTGGAGAAAAGAATTGGTAAAGTGGAGAAGATGGCAAAGCAGAAAGATAAAGAAGCCATTGTGGAATATGAAGTTCTCGTGAAGCTCCGAGATGCATTTGAGGAAGAAAAACCAGCTCGAAGCATTACCTTCACTAAAGAGCAAGAAAAGCTCGTAAAGGGACTTCATTTACTGACATGGAAGCCGGTTCTTTATGTAGCCAATGTAAGTGAAGATGAACTATTAGATACTGAAGGTAATCCTTATGTGCAAAAAGTGAAGGAATTTGCTGCGAAAGAGAGCTCTGAAGTCATTGTCGTCTGCGCAAAAATCGAATCTGAAATTGCTGAACTTGAAGGAGAAGAAAAAGAAGAATTTTTGCAAGACCTAGGGATTGAAGAATCAGGCCTTGATCAGCTTATCAAAGCAGCCTATAGTTTGCTAGGATTGGATACGTACTTTACAGCAGGTAAACAAGAAGTACGTGCGTGGACAATCCGC
The DNA window shown above is from Salipaludibacillus agaradhaerens and carries:
- the ychF gene encoding redox-regulated ATPase YchF; translated protein: MALTTGIVGLPNVGKSTLFNAITQAGAESANYPFCTIDPNVGIVEVPDVRLNKLTEMVEPDKTVPTAFEFTDIAGIVEGASKGEGLGNKFLSHIRQVDAISHVVRCFNDDNITHVSGSVDPIRDVQVINLELILADLETVEKRIGKVEKMAKQKDKEAIVEYEVLVKLRDAFEEEKPARSITFTKEQEKLVKGLHLLTWKPVLYVANVSEDELLDTEGNPYVQKVKEFAAKESSEVIVVCAKIESEIAELEGEEKEEFLQDLGIEESGLDQLIKAAYSLLGLDTYFTAGKQEVRAWTIRRGTKAPQAAGVIHTDFERGFIRAEVVSYDDLTAAGSMAVAKEQGKVRLEGKDYVVKDGDVVHFRFNV
- a CDS encoding ParB/RepB/Spo0J family partition protein, with product MARGLGKGIGAFFPDATEEQEGKIEEIKVSDLRPNPYQPRKTFEKEAIQELMSSVKQHGILQPLIVRKSIKGYEIVVGERRYRAAKEAKLKVVPAVVKELSEDEMMEIALIENLQREDLNPLEEAKAYQKLMEHLQVTQEDLAKRLGKSRPHIANYVRLLQLPQLAQQYLSEGKLSMGHARALLGLKNKKQLTPLIQKVLKERMSVRQLEEWIQRSNENVSRETSKKKLSPFLKEKESTLKAFFGTNVQIKKGRKKGKIEIDFFSDEDLQRILELLHQSEDE
- a CDS encoding ParA family protein: MGKVIAIANQKGGVGKTTTAVNLSACLAHEGNKVLIIDIDPQGNTTSGIGIDKGDIDECIYNVLVEDQKASKVVVPTVMENLFIVPSTIQLAGAEIELVPTISREVRLKRAIDSIKEDYDYIVIDCPPSLGLLTINSLTASDAVLIPVQCEYYALEGLSQLLNTVRLVQKHLNHDLEIEGVLLTMLDARTNLGIQVIEEVKKYFREKVFQTIIPRNVRLGEAPSHGEPIITYDPKSRGAEVYLDLAKEVMAHG
- a CDS encoding aminotransferase class V-fold PLP-dependent enzyme, with amino-acid sequence MIYFDQAASSFPKPAGVAEAMVEAVQLFAANPGRSGHQLARQANEVVEKTREKLALLFHHESERHIVFSLNATTALNQAIEGLMWEPHDHIIATQLEHNAVRRPLERLKKEKNIHVTYVQKDSGQEWAELIEATMTEHTKLVIVAHGSNVTGEILPLKEISEVVSEHNALLCVDASQTAGIVDINMATMGIDMLAFPGHKGLMGPQGTGVLMVKKNVTLRPLIVGGTGDASESPEQPETWPERLESGTINTPGIAGLLKGIETIHDMGIKTIYEHEKKLAIRCIDGLKAIGGIEIVGPDTHHERLGVVSFLVKGVDPHEMAIILDNHYHIAVRAGLHCSPLAHQVCGSSETGLVRASFGLYNTLDEVDTFLSAVAEIKEGLLE
- a CDS encoding YkvI family membrane protein; amino-acid sequence: MWKSGFKWMFLIIGTMIGAGYASGRELWEFFGYESDLAILLFALLFFVCCHVIMTISHEEQSEHYLPVLEKLMGKKLTSLYDGMIILYLFSTTVIMLAGGGATLEVLHIPYWHGVGIISVLLVILFIWGLNGMTAMNSLVIPILILFLVSTLVVFQRTSGGSMGMVWSSQSNWPSAFTFTALNMLPLVAVISAIGKKIKHRGERWIASLGSAIVLGTISLLYNQSLIAVAQEVMLYEIPLFAILKNYPYFMVLVMSGLLWAAIYTTAASGLLGLCTRCQPFLKLPFWLVAFLFLMLMIPLTTLGFSRLISILYPLYGVMNLYILAAIMLYPILHRFDNGAA
- the yyaC gene encoding spore protease YyaC, producing the protein MMVYGQFMKEKKYSSFRVHVDDPLATQELAKCIFNLLPQSPETPVVIVNIGSDRSTGDSLGPLTGTKLLTRRSPLYNVYGSLDTPVHAKNLEDTLAHIHDTYDRPFIIALDACLGRTESVGMLTVKEGPVMPGAAAKKNLPPVGDIHLTGIVNVGGYMELLVLQNTRLSLVMALADTLSTALWRAACWQANRLQVLHPSRGAL
- a CDS encoding DUF554 domain-containing protein, with product MVLFGTLVNGIAIIVGAWFGIKIKGFSPAMRDTVMKAIGLAVLVLGLTMALEGQQFLITIFSLALGGVIGERVNIEGKLNEVGNWIERRMKRTGGGKVAEGFVAATLLYVVGAMAIIGALDSGMRQDHSVLLIKSVLDGFSSIVFAATMGIGVMFSAIPVIIYQGGIALAATVMTKNIPQPIFDVVIMELTAVGGVMIIGIGLNILGLPKIRVANLLPALVIAVTLAIVYYIWF
- a CDS encoding DUF951 domain-containing protein translates to MSDRPFELHDVVEMKKAHPCGENRWKIIRMGMDIRIKCLGCDHSVMIPRKEFGKKLKRILERPSENLS